DNA sequence from the Manihot esculenta cultivar AM560-2 chromosome 11, M.esculenta_v8, whole genome shotgun sequence genome:
ttcacagaaaaggaaagaaaggagatgtccagataatgatgacaagaaagtAAAGGCGTCATAGGACaagaagaatagagaaaagacagaaagaggaaagagcagatagaattcagaaactgcgcaacgactgaaagatgaaaggatgttattaaggcacctgaacccgaacggacgcgatcataatagttcttggtattcaccccctcggcagttggagcaataactgccgagaaggtgaaggggcaattgatgaccgctggattccttcaccccggaccaggggcttgaccacagcccaaggcccatgacgtagaggcccacacacctgatatacataacaagcctggctcatccaaccttcaaggccgggctcgacctctcttcactcaggcttagcatccggcccaactcttagcccagcccaggatccggaataatattcaccagacagcctggcagatccgctcgaacgtacgaggagaatcagaggccgttacgcatggagcaggcggctgataccctagtacctccgaatccgcatggcagagacgcgtggcccaatcctggagagacctttacacgtcaccagcaagcaagataatgtataaaagaggagtcccctcatTAGGAAACCaaggccttattcagtaatacaaaacccttgtaaaaccctattctattggatctcagatcatcagtatATATTTTACATTTGGAGTTTAAGATatattaatttagataaaattttcaaaattttattgtttatattTCTTTCTTACAGAATTCAAATATAAAACATGcacattattttgtttttctttttagttATAGTTTATACTATATGAAGCCATTCAAAATCAGAACAAAGCTGATCCAATCCATGATCAAAAGTGATTAGAACTGttaggaaaaaaaatttttggaaatttaatttaaatccaGTTGAAGTAAAACCTTCTAACCCAATTTTTGTTTTCCCAACTCTAAAATATTGATTTTGATCTcatttcaaaatttcaaaatctaaaaccatgatatgatattttattGAGTATCTGATTCGACTGAATTCTAATAAGATgaatttaaatagttataattgaGTTTAGaaagattttgaatttaaaacgcaatattaaatttaaattaaatttaaattttatatatagaatatcaatttatataaataattaatttaatataaaaaaatatatcttataataatatttataaatttttttatttaaaaatttaaatttaaatattctttaaaaatattaaattttttaaataaaaattattaataaaaaatatttttatataaattattaattaaaatatataaaattaaatgaattattttttatttaaataataataattaaatttaagtttgataatttaaattaatttgtaattaaattaaaaatgaatttaaatattattaatataatttaaatttaaattaagataatttaatttttacgggTATCGTATCCGTATATATCCCTGCAACCGATCTACCCTACAACCACTATtccttattaattttctatGAAGTTTTTAGTTTTACATTGTTAATGGAATTTGTTTAGTTTAATTGGAAAAATGGAATAAAAAAGTGAATCTTAGCCGACATTTTGGTAGAAAGACACGTGGGTAACGCACTCAATTGCAAGGGGGAAGCTACCCTACCCTCGGCTCCAGAATATTTGACAACGTGTTTTCTATGGATGCCGTCGCCAGCTCGCCATGTCCTTGTCACGGACAGCCCAAAGTTTAACGTTAATCCACAACTAAACGACAAAACTCTCTCCTTCTCCGTCTACTCGTATATAAACTCACCGCACACCCGCCTTCAAATTTATCCTCAAACCACATAGTTCAGAGATACAAAagtattcatttttttatttaaagcaaTGATAGGGAATTCCTCTTCTTGGTCTCGGCTGGAAGACAAGGCCTTCGAGCGAGCACTCGTGGTGTTTCCCGAGGAAACTCTCTGCAGATGGGAAAAGATCGCCAGCCAAGTTCCGGGAAAGACATGGTTTGATGTGAAGAAACGTTATGATGATTTGGTTCATGATATTGGGGAGATTGACTCTGGTCGAGTCGAGTTGCCGAGTTATGAGGATGAGTTGGACTGTGCTGGTGGTTGGGGTTCTTCTACCGAATCAGGGACTAGTCAGGTGTGGTTTGGGTCTACGGCGAAGGGAAAGGATACGACGGAGAGAAGGAAAGGAGTTCCTTGGACAGAGGAAGAGCAcaggtttttattattttacaatttttttcccCTTCTGTTAAAGAAAAGCTTGATTGATGCAATTTGAAACCAGACCTGGCCAAGGTCGGCTCTGAACCTTGAATCCCTATGGTTTCCATTCAAGGTTTAGAGTTCATtagttttattcattttattttggtTTCTGTTAATATTGATTCCAATTTGATTTCGATTTTCCTGAAACTCAGgggtccttttttttttttccttctaaaaaattatttcacttAGAAATGAACCCACTTTttgattaatttgatttttaccggctttaattaattttgattataaatCGAATATGTTTAATTTTCATTCAATTCTTATTGTAAATCATTGTTTAGTTAGGTGTGTTTTAATTATAAGATCAATTAATCTGAATTCATTAATAGATATTTCTAATTAAGAAAATTGTAGAATATACTTGCATAAGATTAATCTATGATAATCTGTTGGTTTTTTTAATTGCGATGAATTTATgtaaatattataatcaaaatATATTCATCGGGTGCATTACAATGTCACCGAATTTAATCGGAAAGTCCAAGATGGGTggctgggtttttttttttttattttaaaaaagggTAATATCGCCCATTCCTtttcatatatttaaataaaatataagtttagcttcaaataataataataatgattaaatatTGTGGTTGGACTGAGATACTTTtccttttaataaaataaagaaagtaGTACATAGTTTGCAAATTCCAGCAGCTGGAATTGGAACCAAATGCTTTCCAATCCCAGTGAAAAAGGGGAAATTTGGTAGCATCTTTTTCTGGGAACTTTCCAGTTTCTAGTCTAATTCTATTTCTACTTGAAAGTGGGGATGGGGTCCTCGTGCTTTTTAATAATTGGTATGTGAAAAATATTGCAGGTTGTTTCTAATAGGGCTACAGAGATATGGGAAAGGAGACTGGAGAAGCATCTCAAGAAATGCAGTAGTGTCAAGAACACCAACACAAGTGGCCAGCCATGCACAGAAGTATTTTCTTCGACTAAACTCAATGAAGAAGGATAAGAAGAGGCCTAGCATTCATGACATTACCACTAATCctcccaccaccaccaccaccaatgATTCAATTTCTACTCATGACTTTATTGATCCAAACCCCTTCTCTCACCCTCCTTCCTATCATGGCTTTGGATTCCCCATGTAATTAATTGTTATGTAAAAATACCAAAAAAAATGTTGTATAAAATTCATTAGTGTGATAATGTAATATAAAGGAAATTTTTATACTAACAAAATATTAGAAGTTTAAATTTATGTCTGAACTCAATAATTTTACCTTTCTTTTTGCCGAGATCCTCTAAAGCCAATAATACATCAAAATTTAGAGTCCAACAACCCAGTATAAAAACCACACAGGCCACTGCATAGCTTCTAGTCCAAATAAAACAAGCTTTATAAAACGAAGTCCAAACCCATGGCCCGAAACCTACACGAATTATAGAAGACCAAGCTAAGTAAAGCGTAGCTTGTTGAGGGAGAGAGAGCTCTTCAAATTCAAAacttaatattttgaatttgcgTTTATATATCAAAGTAAAGTaaagtgatattttttttaatagatatgtgttttgatttattttttaaaagtcgaTGAGACTACTTTGTTTGGAGATTTAGAGTTTTATTGAacttttgggtattttcattTAGGGTGTTCAATGTTTTTCAACAGAGAGATGGCGTTGGTTAGCTTAATTTTGGATCTAGGTCAACCTACCCTTGATTCTTAGAATTCCAATGTTGGGTTTTAAGTTgatcttatttttattgtattatGCATTGGTTGTTTAATActtgaatttttatatattcatattttttaatgaaaagatAATATTCATTAGATCAAAATAAAAGGGCAGAGGCCTACAAATAAAGGCCCATACAATAAGATCAAAATACAAACAGATTTCAGGATCCATAGAGGAACCAGATTCCTAAAATGACCAGGAAAAACTAAGACCCAGAAAAGGTTTTAAGTTATACCACACTCCTCCTTCCAAAAGATATCACAATCGACGATGATAAGGAATCGACAAAAGGGAGACACTCCTCCAGCAATTACCCAAAAAAAGGCCATTGCACTCACATTGAGGACACAAAGGAGAGAAAGCTTTGATTCTTCTACCGAAGGTTGAGCATTGCCTAAGGTAGAGGATGAAGCAGCACAGATGAGGACTAAGCCtcgaaagaaagaagaaaaatgagAGGAAAAACTCTCTCTACAGAAAGAGAAAAGCTCAATTGACGTATTCAGACCTTCAACCATTCATTTTTAACaaaactaaatttatattttaaaaaataattttttttatataatattttattcacaTTAAAGGGATGAAAATAATCCATGTAAGTTCAGCATTTGAATTGTTGAGATTGATGGATATCATACATTTGAGGTTCATTTAATAACCGAGTTAAGCattcttttcattttaaatcATAACTTTTAATTAATCACCACGTGGAtggttttattttcatttaataaaataaaaatggaaaCAGAAGAACGAAAACAAAATATGTTACTCAATTCCAAGTTTAACTTTCAATATTGTTGATTTCATCTATTTACTACATATTTATTTTAGGtaaaattaatctattaaatatttaactaaaattataatttatttaacatctaaattcaaaataatttgaCTTTATAGTTAACCATACTCAAAATTTTAGTGATTGAATtgcaaatttttatgaaatattaaaattatactctgttggttttataaatttataaaatttcataatataattaataaaatttaaaatataactaataaTATATGCAATAAtcttatgtttttttaataaattattaataatataactaatttatatttaattattatgatattaaatattaaataaattacaatttaaattcaaatatgtAATAAATTAATCTCGATTAATATAGgatgtaaatatatatattcagtttttattttatacatgTATTCATTCTCAAGGTaaacattattttaatataatattttaaaattattaaaaatgacaTTTTTGCAATATCACATTAAGGTAAAAAAACAAGTGACAAACAatagaattaattataaaattaataaagctatagtattaaaattaaaatcaaaacaaaCGTCTATGAAaactttattaatattattacccATTGTAATgagtataataaaatttgattaatatctattttatttttccctttTGTATTTACTTAAATATCCTTTTtacttctttttaaaatttttgttatttaattgtTGCAAAAATTCAtgcaataatatatattttaaattgattgaaattttattaatggattttaattagcaaaattaaaaatatttgcacGGTACGAACACAGATGTGACGACAGAAAGGGAGGTAGCACAAGATCTAGATGCTCTGCGCGTCATCATATCAAATCCTGCGAAACTAAAACAGCCGTGCGTGGAACAGCCGGTGGCATCGCTGGCCGGCTCCACccgacccaacctctcaacttCCTTTCTTAATTCTTATATTACCTGCTTGTCAAATCCGACATCCCCGAGGAAATATTCAGCAAAGaaacctttcttttatttctccaTCAGAGTAAGACATATACACGTACACAGACACGCAATTAGATAGAGATGGCGATCCTTTACGCGGCGGTGGCGCGTGGGACGGTGGTTCTGGCGGAGTTCAGCGCGGTGACAGGGAACACTGGTGCTGTGATTAGGCGGATCCTCGAGAAGCTTCCTTCTGAGGCTGATTCTAGGCTGTGCTTTTCGCAAGATCGCTACATATTTCATATACTTAGATCCGATGGCCTCACTTTTCTATGCATGGCTAACGACACTTTCGGCAGTGCGTAACTTTATCCTTTTCATCTGTTCGCTCTCTGCTTAATTTGACTCAATTGGTGGAGTTATTTAAGTTAAGAGTGGCGAAgcttagtgtttttttttttttttttttttttttttgtgtgttttaATTTATACTGGTTTTCAAGTATAGGGCTTAATAGAATGTAGGATTACAAGTATGGAATGATCGATTTCATATATACCTTGAGGTATTGCCATTGAATTTATATGTCCTCAGATTGAAGTTTTTGCTGCATCTTCGTTTTGTATTTTTATCTAATTTGAAAGGGTGAGTTCCAACTGAAAATTCTCAGCTGAAAACGTTCTACTGATGATATGAAGTCAGTATGAGCTGCACGTTAGCAATTAAAGCTCTGTCCGTACGCATTGGCGCCCTTGCATGTGTTTAAAATTCGTTCATTTTATTTGATAGTTTACCTTCCTACGACTGAAATTGGATTTCTGTACGCGTGGTTGTTCTCCAGTCAGTTTGTTGCACTACTAGTATTCTCTGCTGTTGTTGGCTGTGGCAGTTTCACTAAAGAATTCCCTGTAGTTTATCTGGTATTagtacttatttttatttaacttaaCTAATGTTTTGCTATCAAATTGGGACTCCTATAGTAAAGGGTCATTTTTCTTACTTTTGGCCATAGTTAAATGTCGCCCCATTAGTGTTATGGGCTTCAAAGTTGCTTGTTTCTGATGGTGGACAGGGCATCATGGTCTGGCAGTGCAATGGCCAGGAACTGCATTCATATGTTGTATTTTTGAATGCATTTGTTGATGTTTGAATACACAACTTAATAGATACGTCATAACAAAATACAAAAGTGATCCCAAACTGTTTTCAGCATGGCAAGCGTGAGATTGGAAGGGAATCAGTTTATCTTAATGAcaattaatatttgaatttatatttcTACTTACAGAATGCAATATCTAGTAAATTTTCTTACTTTTTAGGAGCCATATATAAATTGTGAATTTCGGAAGTCTGAATGGATGGATTTCACCTTTACTTCTTGTTCTTATCTGACATATAATTTGTTGTTTTGTGCTTTGATTTAGGGAGAATTCCATTTTCATACTTGGAGGACATTCATATGAGGTTCATGAAAAACTATGGTAGAGTGGCCCACTATGCACCTGCTTATGCAATGAATGATGAGTTCTCGAGGGTCTTGCATCAGCAAATGGAATTTTTCTCTAGTAATCCAAATGCTGATACTTTGAATCGTGTAAGGGGTGAAGTTGGCGAGGCAAGTTCCTTTAAGTGTCCCTGGAAATTTGCTGCCTTGTTCATTGGTCTTCTATTTTTCATCTTATATTGCGTATGGATCAATGCTTGAGATTGAAGTTTTCCCTTATTTATATAGGAGTCTcctgttttattttagttcaaGCACTTTAGTACCTGTTGCTAAGTGGCATAGGTTTGTGGTTTGCTTTTAGACTTTGGATTATTTATTATATGATTTTTACTTCAAATAGATAACAATTTGAACATGTGTGTGAGAGAGATAGAGAAGACTTCTTTACACATTGTGGCAACAAAACGTCACATTCATTTTGTTTTGTCATTTTATCATGAAAATGTGACAGGAGAAATGTGTATTGTTCCCAAAATTGTGCTGTTTTTTCTTTGCCTGTCAAGGTGTGCCAAGTCATGCCACTTTCAAGTCTTTTATCACATTGTCCAGTTAGCTTCCAATCAACTTCCAACTCATATTGGTTTATATGGTCAAATCTTTCAAATTGTCAGTTTCAATCTTACCTCTGATTTTTCTAGCCATGCTTCATCTGTCAATGATGTACAGTTGTTTTGTGATTATGTTTTGTTTTTCTTATGCTTACAAGCAATAGTTTTTTTTTCCAGCTCCGCACAATCATGGTAGAAAACATTGAGAAGATACTAGAGAGAGGTGACCGGATTGAGCTTCTTGTTGACAAAACTGCAACAATGCAAGACAGTTCATTTCACTTCAGGAAGCAATCTAAGCGCCTGAGAAGAGCGCTTTGGATGAAAAATGCCAAGCTTTTGTAAGCGATTATCCTTCCTAATGCTTTCAAAAATTTCTTCTTTATGCTATTACATCTTTTGGTTGGTTTCTGATTGAAAAATGCTGGAGACCCTGTGAAACTGTAAGCTTTGTTGCTTGGCTCCATTACAGTATGCAGGTCCAAAAGCTTTATATTAGGGCAAAAATGAATAATCTGAGGGATAAATTCTCTAAATATGGGACTTCTAGCAGCAGTttcaaaaatagaaaaaggaaaagcaatAATAAGAAATGCAAGAGATACATCCATGgaacaggaaaagaaaaaggataagAGACCTTTTATGgggaaaattaatttcaatcatCCACGTGGGCCTTACTTGAATGGTCAAACTTGGCCTCTTTTCCTGAGCAGATATTGGATAGACTCTGAAAACAATGATGGAGAGGAAACATTCTTAATAAATGAGTAAGCAAGAAAAACAAAGAACTCATGTAGTATACTCCTTTTGCATTGTGCATCAATCCACTTCCAACTTGTCTATCTGTGAAAGGTTCAGATatgtgaaaaattttaattagtttatggTTAGAAGGAATTCAATATAGATGTCTCTATGTGTCTTACTTGTTGGAACATCAAAAGTCAAACTtcagattttttctttttttcttgacTTCTTGTAAACTTGTATAAAAGTGTTGGTGCAAACTGCAAACCTTCCGCATACTGTGCTAGACTTGCACGTTGTACCTTTTCTGGTATGTCCATAAGGATGGACACCAAAACATATATAGCTTGCATAATGATTGGAAGCAATGTTTTCTCATTAATCAAGAAATAGtcttatttcattttatatacTCCCTCCGTCCCATAATTTTTTCTACTCTGCTTTTTCACACATATTaagaaagataattttttaattaattttccaaTCATACCCCTTTTAAAgatactaaaatttattaaatactaagagatgttttgagaggtttcttggaaataaaataaaattaaatagggtaATAATAGTCGATTTATATGTTATAATAGTTTGAAAAAGGAAAGTGGATAATAATTTTGGGACaaccagaaaagaaaagatgaaaaaaaattatgagacgtAGGGAGTATGATATACCGACCTCCActccaattaatttaatttgatgccTGCAAATTGGAATTTCCAAGATTTAACCATTAGGTTGTTCCAGTAGAGAATAGCATTCATTGTGCCACCCTTAGCTTGTAGTGGATCTGCATATCTTCTGTCTTTTTGCTTTTGCATATATAGCGTGTTTGAAACTCTAATAAATCCCAACTCACCCTTATTTAAATCAAGTATATATAAAGTAAGTGTAATATAAGCAAGTGAATGCAttcattttttactttttaattattttcaaaagcTAGAATCCAAATTAGTTCTATCACTTCGGAATTTCTTTTAAACACATGAATTctactataaaataaatttattgaattttatcaaACATGGTGTTGGCTATTCTAAGTTATACAACACAGAATCAAAACCTTTGTAAACCAATTATAACAGCACAGTTCAAATGGTTTATAATTGTTAGCTCAATAGCTTTATGACATTTTAAATGAGTGCAAAATCTACATTTACTTGACAGGGTCCTGTTGACATGTGTGATTGTGGTATTGCTGTACATAATAATTGCTGCTTGTTGTGGAGGCATCACTCTACCTTCTTGCAGATCTTGATTGGTGCCTGCTAGATTGAGTCTTCTGAGGTATGCTATAGTGAATTATGAAATTCATATGTGGACTTTGTTAAACAAAGCTGGAGTGAGCTATGAAATTTTGAGGCTTCTGCGGAATCTTTACCTCTATAAGGTGCCAGAAATGATATTGTAGTTTGTCATGCTGTTGTTGCATATGCTACAAAGTTGAGAGGCTCAAATCAATATGCCCCCTGTTTATTATCATGAATCATCTGCGAATACTGTAAATCCCTCGATGTTTAGTATTGTGTTATCAAGTGTGGAGGAACATTTATCATTTATATGCTTTATAACATCATCGTCTTCTGTTGAATTATATGGTGTTATCCTTCTGTCTGTAAATTAATGACTCAAAATGCTCGCCTTTTGACATTAAGACATTAATTTTATCTTGTGTTCCCATGTGCAAATCTCAACGGTTTTCTTTGTCGGGGCAATAGTAGCTTGCTGTCTTTCTTTGTTGGACTTGATTTATCTGCTCGTTGAACTTGTGTAATGTAAGTTGCAAATATCTTCTGAATGGTTTGGCTTGACAATTTCATTCTTGAGTGTGGAGGTACAGTGGCGATGCTGCTAGCGATGAGTCAATGGTGGCACATTAATATCAGTCCCCTTGGGGATGGATAGGCTTGTTAAGTATATCAAAAAAGCAAATGTATTTTAACGTTATTGGAAAATatatcatcttttttttttttttttgaaaaaaaaatctgaattcTTATGTAGTGCTcgcatttcattttcttttacagAAATAATTAAACATTATGTTGTATCATTATTAGGTAATTTACAAGATATGACAAAAATAATAGTCTAGTCTatcaatttttcataaaaagtaagttttctcttggttttttaaatgaaatatttatcattaaaaatgaagagattaaattataattgttaTCTTATTATGgagattaaattgtaaatacTTATTTTTAGGAGACTGGTTCTGGATGAGCAGAGTTCCTTTTACTTGTCACATTCACAATTTCGTGGGCTTAATCTTATTGTTAGGAATTGAAGCTGGAAAATAATAGCATTAATCATAGTAAACAATGCGATTAGACTATTATTAATAGGCTAAATATATACTTATACACTATAGTAATTAAGATTATCCACTGAATATTTAAACTTAAATTATAATGAAgatctaaatttataaaaatcataataattaaattcagttaaactataaataatttattaaaaaaataaaaattttattttgaatttttataaaagggAAAATGAATGGAGAGCAATTTTACCatgaaaatttagaatttatttcataatcaaattatttataacttCGTTTTATAATTtaccaataaattaatttttatgtttaattactataatttttgtaaatattgAACACACTAAGATAAAATAATAcagagatatatatatatttcacgaTTATTAATATATAGATTTACATAGGTTGGACAACAATGTTTTGAAGACAATATTTTGGTAAAGACTACAGAAACAGCTCTGGTATGAATACGCAGATTGtcaatataaaaaagaaaaaaatccgACAAATAGGAGTGGGCAAGTGTCGTGGGTGGCTTCTTCTTGCGAGGGTGCCCCCCTATATTTAGAAAACGTGACggcttaaaataaataaaggaaaTGAGCCTAACATATTCACAACGTATTCAAACGGCAACTAAGTAATTCATTAttgggagatttataatttaatttttagatattataattattaacaagtcaatttttatatttttataaatatattaaaatatttttattttttatatccattaataaaataattttttatttatttttactgttaaaaatatagtaaaaaattaaattattatttttttttatttttttctcttttttctttttctacttCGTCAGTTCTTCCTcattttcttattcttctttgattctacttcgatctttctttttattcttcttccttAAGGATGatgtgatttttctttttctttttcttcgccattatcttcttcttctttttctttttcttcgccatcgtttttttcttcttcttttatttttcttattctttttctttttcttctttttatttatttttcttcttcttctcattaaTTATcgtcattttcttttctttttttttttgaggagAATGAGAGGCTATTTTGTTGAccgaaaaaaatgataaaaatattttaatagatataaaaaaagatatggattattttgttaatgaaaataaacaataagaacattttaatagatatgaaaaaaataagtacgttttaagaaatttttaaaaatgtagagAGACTATTTTATTAAGAAAAGAAATGACGAGAATGgattatttcgttgacagaaataaatgataaaaatattttaataaatatgaaaaaagataggaattattttattgatgaaaaaaaacgctaaaaatattttaatagatatgagaaaaaaaaattttaatagatttaaaaaaatgtaaagattgatttattaataataataatatttaaaaattaaataatgagttttatttgagaataaaattaaaatttaaaaattctctctcctatattttatttatttttaataaaaaaaaataaaatgattattttttaatagaaaaaaaactaaaaacgaTTTATCAGATTtttgaaagaataaaaattgatttgttaataatataaattataaattttccttCGTTAT
Encoded proteins:
- the LOC110625996 gene encoding transcription factor SRM1, with the protein product MIGNSSSWSRLEDKAFERALVVFPEETLCRWEKIASQVPGKTWFDVKKRYDDLVHDIGEIDSGRVELPSYEDELDCAGGWGSSTESGTSQVWFGSTAKGKDTTERRKGVPWTEEEHRLFLIGLQRYGKGDWRSISRNAVVSRTPTQVASHAQKYFLRLNSMKKDKKRPSIHDITTNPPTTTTTNDSISTHDFIDPNPFSHPPSYHGFGFPM
- the LOC110627159 gene encoding vesicle-associated membrane protein 714 isoform X1, with amino-acid sequence MAILYAAVARGTVVLAEFSAVTGNTGAVIRRILEKLPSEADSRLCFSQDRYIFHILRSDGLTFLCMANDTFGRRIPFSYLEDIHMRFMKNYGRVAHYAPAYAMNDEFSRVLHQQMEFFSSNPNADTLNRVRGEVGELRTIMVENIEKILERGDRIELLVDKTATMQDSSFHFRKQSKRLRRALWMKNAKLLVLLTCVIVVLLYIIIAACCGGITLPSCRS
- the LOC110627159 gene encoding vesicle-associated membrane protein 714 isoform X2: MAILYAAVARGTVVLAEFSAVTGNTGAVIRRILEKLPSEADSRLCFSQDRYIFHILRSDGLTFLCMANDTFGRRIPFSYLEDIHMRFMKNYGRVAHYAPAYAMNDEFSRVLHQQMEFFSSNPNADTLNRVRGEVGELRTIMVENIEKILERGDRIELLVDKTATMQDSSFHFRKQSKRLRRALWMKNAKLLS